A section of the Candidatus Bipolaricaulota bacterium genome encodes:
- a CDS encoding fumarate hydratase C-terminal domain-containing protein: MRTIALPDDLDAVATLRAGDRFYLTGRVFTARDAAHRLLLARHEHGGPLPFVPSRMGLYHCGPLVRRDAAGWHVLSAGPTTSMRMEPDEPRFLAAFRPRIVIGKGGMGPGTAAALARIGGVYAHFTGGAGALAARSIDRVEGVFFLEELGMAEAVWILHVTRFGPLLVTIDPAGGNLYRGVEEENAARMKKIMQRIEKEAR, from the coding sequence ATGAGGACGATCGCGCTCCCGGACGATTTGGACGCGGTGGCGACCCTCCGCGCCGGGGACCGGTTCTACCTTACCGGGCGCGTGTTCACCGCCCGCGATGCCGCACACCGATTGCTCCTCGCGCGTCACGAACATGGCGGACCGCTCCCGTTCGTCCCGAGCCGAATGGGGCTCTACCACTGCGGCCCGCTCGTGCGGCGCGATGCGGCCGGTTGGCACGTCCTTTCCGCCGGGCCGACGACGAGCATGCGGATGGAGCCGGATGAACCGCGATTCCTCGCCGCGTTCCGCCCGCGGATCGTCATCGGGAAGGGGGGAATGGGGCCTGGGACCGCCGCTGCGTTGGCCCGGATCGGTGGAGTCTACGCCCATTTCACCGGCGGTGCCGGGGCACTGGCGGCGCGGTCGATCGACCGGGTGGAGGGTGTCTTCTTCCTGGAGGAGCTCGGGATGGCGGAGGCGGTGTGGATCCTTCACGTCACTCGGTTCGGTCCCCTCCTCGTGACCATTGATCCCGCAGGCGGGAACCTGTACCGAGGCGTCGAGGAGGAAAACGCAGCACGGATGAAGAAAATCATGCAACGAATCGAGAAGGAGGCGCGATGA
- a CDS encoding NADP-dependent malic enzyme, whose product MIPEGERKRRAEVPGKLAPTWHAFYRGKIEAGIKCGVTGFADLGIWYTPGVAAPCREIAEDPDKVFEYTNKANAVAVVSDGSRVLGLGDIGPRAGLPVMEGKALLFKYLGGVGAFPIVLDTHDPDEIVQAVKWIAPGFGGINLEDISSPKCFYVLERLRAELDIPVWHDDQQGTAAVVLAGVMNALKLVGKRLSEVEVAQLGVGAAGSATMRVLIKAGVPAGHIRAVDVVEGRPRLLTPDMDLERLFPHRGEMLSKTNAGRIRGGIPEALAGADVVISFTRPGPGTIAPEWLQGMNRDAVGFFMANPTPELWPWEAKAAGVRIVGTGRSDFPNQINNSIGFPGIFRGTLDVFAKTITDEMAIAAARAIAKTAEEKGLSEDYIIPTMMETEVFVNEAVAVGLTAIEQGIARRILTADALRRAAEEKIHHAQQETRILMETGHIPPPPQAK is encoded by the coding sequence ATGATCCCCGAAGGCGAGCGCAAGCGCCGGGCAGAGGTCCCGGGGAAGCTTGCCCCGACGTGGCATGCGTTTTACCGCGGGAAGATCGAAGCAGGGATAAAGTGCGGGGTGACGGGATTTGCTGACCTTGGAATCTGGTACACACCCGGGGTGGCTGCCCCGTGCCGGGAGATCGCGGAGGACCCGGACAAGGTGTTCGAGTACACCAACAAGGCGAACGCGGTCGCGGTGGTCTCCGACGGCTCGCGCGTCCTCGGGCTGGGGGACATCGGACCGCGCGCCGGGCTGCCGGTGATGGAGGGGAAGGCCCTGTTGTTCAAGTACCTCGGCGGGGTGGGGGCATTTCCGATCGTGCTCGACACACATGATCCGGACGAGATCGTCCAGGCGGTGAAGTGGATCGCTCCTGGGTTCGGAGGGATCAACCTGGAAGACATCTCAAGCCCGAAGTGCTTCTACGTCCTCGAGCGGCTGCGCGCCGAGCTCGACATCCCGGTCTGGCACGACGATCAGCAAGGGACGGCGGCGGTCGTCCTTGCCGGGGTGATGAACGCCCTCAAGCTGGTGGGCAAGCGCCTGTCCGAGGTGGAGGTCGCCCAGCTCGGGGTCGGAGCGGCGGGGAGCGCGACCATGCGGGTGCTGATCAAGGCAGGAGTCCCGGCAGGGCACATCCGCGCGGTCGACGTGGTGGAGGGAAGGCCGCGCCTCCTCACCCCGGACATGGACCTCGAACGGCTCTTCCCCCATCGCGGGGAGATGCTGAGCAAGACCAACGCCGGGCGAATCCGCGGCGGGATCCCCGAGGCCCTTGCCGGCGCGGACGTGGTCATCTCGTTCACCCGCCCGGGTCCGGGGACGATCGCGCCGGAGTGGCTCCAGGGGATGAACCGGGACGCGGTCGGATTCTTCATGGCGAACCCAACCCCGGAGCTCTGGCCGTGGGAGGCGAAGGCCGCCGGGGTGCGGATCGTCGGGACCGGGAGATCGGACTTCCCCAACCAGATCAACAACTCGATCGGGTTTCCTGGGATCTTCCGCGGGACGCTCGACGTGTTCGCGAAGACAATCACCGACGAGATGGCGATCGCCGCCGCCCGCGCCATCGCCAAAACGGCGGAGGAGAAGGGGTTAAGCGAAGACTACATCATCCCCACGATGATGGAGACCGAGGTATTCGTCAACGAGGCGGTCGCCGTTGGGCTGACGGCGATCGAACAGGGGATCGCCCGCCGCATCCTCACCGCGGACGCCCTGCGCCGCGCAGCGGAGGAGAAGATCCACCACGCCCAACAGGAGACGAGAATCCTGATGGAGACAGGGCACATACCGCCCCCGCCTCAGGCGAAGTGA
- a CDS encoding phosphoenolpyruvate carboxykinase (ATP), protein MDFHTHVESLLNRPTVFQNPTRRFMIAESVRRREAIILTTGALATWTPPESTGRSPLDTLTVRRKESEKKIDWDSPNNIPIDEETFDMVFADAIATLKGKDQIYITDRVLGADPAYALPVRTITASSLTALFTDNMFRPVPDGIEESIFAERPFTLLVLPYDKLDPKRYEGRLRIDPRIGGTSTMVIGMDYDRRIGIVYGSAYGGSVKKLMFTVMNYLLPGEGILPLHCSANEGPDGDTALLLGLSGTGKTTLSADPHRALLGDDEHGWSDNGIANFENGCYAKLIDLDPDKEPEIYRAVFHPDHYLDHGAIVENAMVYPDGSFDLSDDRLTPNSRASYPLTYLSNVKPTARGGHPKTILFLTADANGVLPPIARLTRNQAMLWFLMGYTSKLAGTETGIVEPKTTFSRFFGEPFMPRNPDVYARMLGEKMDRHGTEVYLVNTGWSGGPYGIGKRMDIRLTRAMVDAALTGKLAEVEYEEDRRFHVLVPKSCPGVPAEILDPKRTWEDKEAYEARADRLAAEFAAHFEKAYGNKGIDPAVAAECPGR, encoded by the coding sequence ATGGACTTTCATACGCACGTCGAATCGCTTCTGAATCGTCCCACCGTTTTTCAAAACCCGACCCGCAGGTTCATGATCGCGGAATCAGTCCGCCGCCGCGAGGCGATCATCCTTACAACCGGGGCGCTTGCCACCTGGACGCCGCCGGAGTCGACCGGGCGCAGCCCGCTCGACACCCTGACCGTCCGCCGCAAGGAGAGCGAGAAGAAGATCGACTGGGACTCCCCGAACAACATCCCGATCGACGAGGAGACGTTCGACATGGTCTTCGCGGATGCGATCGCCACTCTTAAGGGAAAGGACCAGATCTACATCACCGATCGCGTCCTCGGCGCCGATCCGGCCTACGCCCTCCCGGTCCGGACGATCACCGCGAGCTCCCTCACCGCACTGTTCACCGACAACATGTTCCGCCCGGTCCCGGATGGGATCGAGGAGAGCATCTTCGCGGAGCGGCCGTTCACCCTGTTGGTCCTTCCCTACGACAAGCTCGATCCGAAGCGGTATGAAGGCCGATTGCGGATCGATCCGCGGATCGGGGGGACCTCGACGATGGTGATCGGGATGGATTACGACCGGAGGATCGGGATCGTCTACGGCTCGGCCTACGGCGGCTCGGTGAAAAAGCTGATGTTCACCGTGATGAACTACCTCCTCCCAGGCGAGGGGATCCTCCCCCTCCACTGCTCGGCGAACGAGGGGCCGGACGGGGATACTGCGCTTCTGCTCGGGCTATCCGGCACCGGGAAGACGACCCTGTCGGCCGATCCCCACCGCGCCCTCCTCGGCGACGACGAGCACGGCTGGAGCGACAATGGGATCGCCAACTTCGAGAACGGCTGCTACGCCAAGCTGATCGATCTCGATCCGGACAAGGAGCCGGAGATCTACCGTGCCGTCTTCCATCCGGACCACTACCTCGATCACGGGGCGATCGTGGAGAACGCGATGGTCTACCCAGACGGGAGCTTCGACCTGTCCGACGATCGGCTCACCCCGAACTCCCGCGCCTCCTACCCGCTCACCTACCTTTCGAACGTCAAGCCGACCGCCCGCGGCGGGCACCCTAAGACGATCCTGTTCCTCACTGCCGATGCCAACGGGGTTCTCCCCCCGATCGCGCGGCTCACCCGGAATCAGGCGATGCTCTGGTTCCTGATGGGCTACACGAGCAAGCTCGCCGGGACCGAGACCGGGATCGTCGAGCCGAAGACGACCTTCTCCCGGTTCTTCGGCGAGCCGTTCATGCCGCGGAACCCCGACGTCTACGCGCGGATGCTCGGAGAGAAGATGGACCGGCACGGGACAGAGGTCTACCTCGTCAACACCGGCTGGTCGGGCGGGCCGTACGGGATCGGGAAGCGGATGGACATTCGACTCACCCGGGCAATGGTCGACGCCGCCCTGACCGGGAAGCTAGCTGAGGTCGAGTACGAGGAGGACAGGCGGTTTCACGTCCTCGTCCCCAAAAGCTGTCCCGGCGTCCCGGCCGAGATCCTCGACCCGAAGAGGACCTGGGAGGACAAGGAAGCGTACGAAGCGCGGGCCGACCGGCTCGCCGCCGAGTTCGCCGCCCACTTCGAGAAGGCGTACGGGAACAAGGGGATCGATCCGGCCGTTGCCGCCGAGTGTCCGGGGAGATGA
- a CDS encoding 2,3-bisphosphoglycerate-independent phosphoglycerate mutase: MKGVFIIADGLGGRPSDLAGKTCLEAARTPNLDELARRGAIGLIDPIRPGVRPGSDTAHLSLLGYDPYEVYTGRGVYECLGIGIDVEPGDVCFRANFATVEETPDGLKLLDRRAGRIESGQEALAQALTQIELSDGVKFAFKASTQHRGALRLRGEGLTRHVSENDPHKTGVVIPDAQPLSDEPGARRTAAAVNEFTRKSYEVLKDHPVNRERIAAGKPPANIVLLRGAADLPHLEPIAKVYKVRGAVIAGAALYRGVALACGMTRIDAPGATGGVDTDLVSKAKTAIEALNELDYVFIHVKGTDNKGHDQDAEGKMRFIERIDAELIGTLMEKLDWSETHLAFTGDHTTPIDYGDHTAEPVPILYVGPNVRTDATTEFGERAAGRGGLGRWSGRALPILFNYNNWAPKFGS, translated from the coding sequence ATGAAGGGAGTTTTTATCATTGCCGACGGGCTCGGCGGTCGGCCGAGCGATCTTGCGGGAAAGACGTGTCTCGAGGCGGCGCGCACTCCGAACCTGGACGAGCTTGCGCGGCGGGGGGCGATCGGGCTGATCGATCCGATCCGGCCCGGAGTGCGGCCAGGGAGCGACACCGCTCACCTCTCCCTTCTTGGCTACGACCCGTATGAGGTGTACACCGGGAGAGGGGTATACGAGTGTCTGGGGATCGGGATCGACGTCGAGCCTGGTGACGTCTGCTTCCGTGCCAACTTCGCCACCGTGGAGGAGACCCCGGACGGGCTCAAGCTGCTCGACCGCCGCGCCGGACGGATCGAATCGGGGCAGGAGGCCCTGGCGCAGGCCCTGACGCAGATCGAGCTTTCTGATGGGGTGAAATTCGCGTTCAAGGCGAGCACGCAGCACCGGGGGGCGCTGCGCCTGCGCGGGGAGGGGCTCACCCGCCACGTGAGCGAGAACGATCCGCACAAGACCGGGGTGGTGATCCCGGACGCACAGCCGCTGTCCGACGAGCCGGGAGCGCGGCGGACCGCGGCGGCGGTGAACGAGTTCACCCGCAAGAGCTACGAGGTTTTGAAGGACCATCCGGTGAACCGGGAGAGGATCGCGGCGGGTAAGCCGCCGGCGAACATCGTCCTGTTGCGGGGGGCGGCCGACCTTCCCCACCTCGAGCCGATCGCGAAGGTCTATAAGGTGCGCGGTGCGGTGATCGCCGGGGCCGCTCTGTACCGCGGGGTCGCCCTTGCCTGCGGAATGACCCGGATCGATGCGCCGGGAGCGACCGGCGGGGTGGATACAGATCTCGTCTCCAAGGCGAAGACCGCGATCGAGGCGCTGAATGAGCTGGACTACGTCTTCATCCACGTTAAGGGGACGGATAACAAGGGACACGATCAGGATGCCGAGGGGAAGATGCGGTTCATCGAGCGGATCGACGCTGAGCTTATCGGCACATTGATGGAAAAGCTCGATTGGAGCGAGACCCACCTCGCGTTCACCGGTGACCACACCACCCCGATCGACTACGGTGATCACACCGCCGAGCCGGTTCCGATCCTGTACGTTGGGCCGAACGTGCGCACCGACGCCACAACCGAGTTCGGGGAGCGGGCTGCCGGCCGCGGTGGGCTCGGGCGCTGGTCCGGACGCGCCCTCCCGATTTTGTTCAACTACAACAATTGGGCTCCGAAGTTCGGATCTTGA
- a CDS encoding ABC transporter ATP-binding protein translates to MAEVKLQGVSKRFGKRVWAVRDFDLEIRDREFIVMLGPSGCGKTTTLRMIAGLEEPTAGAIYIGDRLVNLLPPRDRDISMVFQSYAVWPHMKVYDNIAFGLRYRRHKASKLGKREIDAVVHEVARMVAIEELLNRYPTQLSGGQRQRVALARALAVKPQVFLYDEPLSNLDAKLRIQMRTELKHIHEQAGSTSIYVTHDQSEAMGMADRIMVMEKGQGSQLGTPQEIYFHPTNRFVAGFIGTPPMNMLTVQVQEEDGRLSLVSPHFEFFLPAELADRLRAHTGREVTLGVRPEDLMILPEGKGDFSAEVFVVEPQGPQQIVSFKLGEGLIFKSVVDATMPVAPGQSVELKFNHARIHLFDEETGERIN, encoded by the coding sequence ATGGCGGAGGTTAAGCTGCAGGGAGTGAGTAAGCGCTTCGGGAAGCGGGTCTGGGCGGTCCGCGACTTCGACCTTGAGATTAGGGACCGGGAGTTCATCGTCATGCTCGGACCCTCCGGGTGCGGAAAGACGACGACCCTGCGGATGATCGCCGGGCTGGAGGAGCCGACCGCGGGGGCGATCTACATCGGGGACCGATTGGTGAACCTCCTCCCGCCGCGCGACCGGGACATCTCCATGGTCTTCCAGAGCTACGCCGTCTGGCCGCACATGAAGGTGTACGACAACATTGCGTTCGGCCTCCGCTACCGCCGGCACAAGGCATCCAAGTTGGGGAAGCGGGAGATCGACGCGGTGGTGCACGAAGTGGCGCGGATGGTAGCGATCGAAGAGCTCCTCAACCGCTATCCGACACAACTCTCCGGAGGACAAAGACAGCGCGTCGCTCTCGCCCGCGCCCTGGCGGTCAAGCCGCAGGTATTCCTGTACGACGAGCCCCTCTCCAACCTAGACGCCAAGCTCAGGATCCAGATGCGCACTGAACTGAAGCACATCCACGAGCAGGCGGGGTCTACCTCTATCTACGTCACCCACGACCAGTCCGAGGCGATGGGAATGGCGGACCGGATAATGGTGATGGAGAAGGGGCAGGGATCTCAATTAGGTACTCCACAGGAGATCTATTTCCACCCGACCAATCGGTTCGTCGCTGGGTTTATCGGCACCCCGCCGATGAACATGCTCACCGTTCAGGTGCAGGAGGAGGATGGACGGTTGTCCCTTGTGTCTCCCCACTTTGAGTTCTTCCTCCCTGCCGAGCTGGCGGACCGATTGCGAGCACATACCGGTCGCGAGGTGACACTAGGAGTGCGACCGGAGGATCTGATGATCCTCCCGGAGGGGAAGGGGGATTTCTCGGCCGAGGTGTTCGTGGTGGAACCACAAGGCCCGCAGCAGATCGTCTCGTTCAAGCTCGGGGAAGGGTTGATCTTCAAGTCCGTGGTGGACGCGACCATGCCAGTTGCGCCCGGGCAGTCGGTGGAGCTCAAGTTCAATCACGCGCGGATCCATCTGTTCGACGAGGAGACAGGGGAGCGCATCAACTGA
- a CDS encoding fumarate hydratase — MDRLKEALVTALTTAVTRLPDDVIAALSRARDSEDSPIARQELETILKNTALARDAGLPICQDTGTPTFFVAAGADSPHLGIITPAITRAVAEATERIPLRPNTVDPFTGDNPGNNLGQGIPLIDWEVVPGDAVKIAILPKGGGSENACALRLLRPSAGIAGVKRAVVEHIAAVKGLPCPPTIVGVGIGGGADAALRLGKRALLRRVGEPHPEARVAALERELTTLLNETGIGPMGLGGRATVLAVHVEYAMRHPASLPVGIVIQCWADRRAVVLLRSDGRIEVEG, encoded by the coding sequence ATGGATCGATTGAAGGAGGCGTTGGTAACGGCACTCACGACGGCGGTGACCCGTCTTCCGGACGACGTCATCGCCGCGTTATCCCGAGCACGAGATAGTGAGGACTCCCCGATCGCAAGACAGGAGCTGGAGACGATCCTGAAAAACACAGCCCTTGCCCGGGACGCTGGTCTCCCCATCTGTCAGGACACCGGCACCCCGACGTTCTTCGTGGCTGCCGGAGCGGACAGCCCTCACCTTGGGATCATCACCCCGGCGATCACCCGCGCGGTGGCGGAGGCAACTGAACGCATCCCGCTCCGGCCGAACACGGTCGATCCGTTCACCGGCGACAATCCCGGGAACAACCTCGGGCAGGGAATTCCGCTCATCGACTGGGAGGTCGTCCCCGGGGACGCGGTAAAGATCGCGATCCTGCCCAAGGGAGGGGGGAGTGAGAACGCCTGCGCCCTCCGGCTCCTCCGTCCAAGCGCTGGGATCGCCGGGGTGAAGCGGGCGGTGGTCGAGCACATCGCTGCGGTCAAGGGGCTCCCCTGCCCTCCGACGATCGTCGGAGTGGGGATCGGGGGAGGAGCGGATGCCGCGCTCCGGCTCGGGAAGCGGGCCCTTCTCCGCCGCGTTGGAGAACCGCACCCAGAGGCGCGGGTCGCCGCGTTGGAGCGGGAACTGACCACGCTCTTGAACGAGACGGGGATCGGGCCGATGGGCCTCGGCGGGAGGGCGACCGTGCTCGCGGTGCACGTCGAGTACGCGATGCGCCATCCCGCTTCGCTTCCGGTCGGGATCGTGATCCAATGCTGGGCCGACCGCCGTGCGGTCGTGTTGCTCCGTTCCGACGGAAGAATCGAGGTGGAAGGATGA